In Nocardia sp. NBC_00403, one DNA window encodes the following:
- the folC gene encoding bifunctional tetrahydrofolate synthase/dihydrofolate synthase — MALVEAELDRRWPETKIEPSLTRIATLMDLLASPQQHYPAIHVAGTNGKTSVTRMIDALLTALHRRTGRITSPHLQLATERISIDNKPITPAQYVATYRELLPYIEMIDKQSAAADGPAMSKFEVLTGMAFAAFAEAPVDVAIVETGMGGTWDATNVIDGQVAVITPIGLDHTDYLGPDLTAIAGEKAGIIKRAPDSLIPRDTVAVIAEQEPEAMEVLLRRAVEVDAAVAREGSEFRVLARQIAVGGQQLELQGLGGVYDEIFLPLHGEHQARNAVLALAAVEAFFGAGADRQLDIDAIRAGFASVTSPGRLERMRSAPTIFIDAAHNPAGAKALAATLTTEFDFRKLVGVVGVFSDKDAAGILEALEPVLDEIVVTSNGSPRAMDVDTLANLAVQRFGDERVVTAETLPDALETAIALAEEVGEPGEMVSGAGVVVTGSVVTAGAARALFGKDPA, encoded by the coding sequence ATGGCTCTGGTCGAGGCAGAACTCGATCGCCGCTGGCCGGAAACCAAGATCGAGCCGTCGCTCACCCGCATCGCCACCCTGATGGATCTGCTCGCCTCACCGCAGCAGCACTATCCGGCGATCCACGTCGCGGGCACCAACGGCAAGACCTCGGTGACCAGGATGATCGATGCACTGCTCACCGCGCTGCACCGGCGGACCGGCCGGATCACCAGCCCGCACCTGCAATTGGCAACCGAGCGGATCAGCATCGACAACAAGCCGATCACGCCCGCCCAGTACGTGGCGACCTATCGTGAGCTGTTGCCCTACATCGAGATGATCGACAAGCAGTCCGCCGCCGCGGACGGCCCGGCGATGAGCAAGTTCGAGGTGCTCACCGGCATGGCCTTCGCGGCCTTCGCCGAGGCGCCGGTCGATGTCGCGATCGTCGAGACCGGCATGGGCGGCACCTGGGATGCGACCAATGTGATCGACGGGCAGGTCGCGGTGATCACCCCGATCGGCCTCGACCACACCGACTACCTCGGCCCCGACCTCACCGCCATCGCAGGCGAGAAGGCCGGGATCATCAAGCGTGCGCCCGACAGCCTGATTCCGCGCGACACCGTCGCGGTGATCGCCGAACAGGAGCCGGAGGCCATGGAGGTGCTGCTGCGGCGCGCCGTCGAGGTCGACGCCGCGGTGGCCCGCGAGGGCTCGGAGTTCCGGGTGCTGGCCAGGCAGATTGCGGTCGGCGGTCAGCAGCTCGAATTGCAAGGTCTCGGCGGGGTGTACGACGAGATCTTCCTGCCGCTGCACGGCGAGCATCAAGCGCGCAATGCCGTGCTCGCCCTCGCCGCAGTCGAGGCGTTCTTCGGCGCGGGCGCGGACCGCCAGCTCGACATCGACGCGATCCGAGCCGGTTTCGCGAGCGTCACCAGCCCGGGCAGGCTCGAGCGCATGCGCAGCGCGCCGACCATCTTCATCGACGCCGCGCACAACCCCGCAGGCGCAAAAGCCCTGGCCGCGACGCTCACCACCGAGTTCGACTTCCGCAAACTGGTCGGCGTGGTCGGGGTGTTCAGCGACAAGGACGCCGCGGGCATCTTGGAGGCGTTGGAGCCGGTCCTCGACGAAATCGTCGTCACCAGCAATGGGTCGCCGCGCGCCATGGACGTCGACACCCTCGCCAACTTGGCCGTGCAGCGTTTCGGCGACGAGCGGGTCGTCACCGCTGAAACGCTGCCCGACGCCCTCGAAACGGCTATCGCACTGGCCGAGGAGGTCGGCGAGCCCGGCGAGATGGTCTCCGGCGCCGGTGTCGTGGTGACCGGTTCGGTGGTCACGGCGGGCGCGGCCCGCGCGCTGTTCGGAAAGGATCCGGCGTGA
- a CDS encoding TetR/AcrR family transcriptional regulator, whose translation MPAPEEPDTALSATDLAILDAARDCVEEFGVRRTTLTEVARRARVSRPTVYRRWPDTGALVAELLVRELRAIVTATMPAGGPARTRLVRGIVTGAAAIRENPLFGKIFRTDTDLMLTYVFGRLGRNQRHLIELFTAGIREGQQDSSIRDGDAEQMATMLLLIAQSAVQSAGTVAALLDGAALDAELTRAIDGYLVPPLVSAAADTSGVESSDAAHEERT comes from the coding sequence ATGCCTGCCCCCGAAGAGCCCGACACCGCACTATCGGCCACCGACCTTGCGATTCTCGACGCCGCGCGAGACTGCGTCGAGGAATTCGGCGTGCGCCGGACCACCCTCACCGAGGTGGCACGGCGAGCCCGGGTAAGCAGGCCCACTGTCTACCGCCGCTGGCCCGATACCGGCGCTCTGGTGGCCGAACTGCTGGTACGCGAATTGCGTGCGATCGTCACCGCGACCATGCCGGCCGGGGGGCCGGCCCGCACCCGCCTGGTCCGAGGCATTGTCACCGGCGCAGCGGCGATCCGGGAAAACCCCTTGTTCGGCAAGATCTTCCGCACCGACACCGACCTGATGCTCACCTACGTGTTCGGCCGCCTCGGCCGCAACCAACGCCACCTGATCGAGCTGTTCACCGCGGGAATCCGCGAGGGCCAACAGGATTCGTCGATCCGCGACGGTGACGCCGAGCAGATGGCGACCATGCTGCTGCTGATCGCCCAGTCCGCGGTGCAGTCGGCGGGCACCGTCGCCGCCCTACTCGACGGAGCAGCACTCGACGCCGAATTGACGCGCGCTATCGACGGTTACCTTGTTCCACCGCTGGTGTCGGCCGCGGCCGACACCAGCGGTGTCGAATCGTCGGACGCCGCACATGAGGAGCGGACATGA
- a CDS encoding valine--tRNA ligase: protein MTSAASDNSRNRADALPKSWNPSEVEAEMYERWVAAGYFTADVANDKPGYSIVLPPPNVTGSLHMGHALDHTLMDTLSRRKRMQGYEVLWLPGMDHAGIATQTIVEKQLAVDGKTKEDFGRELFIDKVWDWKRESGGAIQWQMRALGDGVDWSRDRFTMDDGLSRAVQTIFKRLFDAGLIYRAERLVNWSPELRTAISDIEVKHEEVPGELISLRYGSLDDNEPHVIVATTRVETMLGDTAVAVHPDDPRYQSLIGTTLYHPITGRQIPIVADDYVDPEFGSGAVKITPAHDPNDFEMGLRHNLPMPTIMDERGRIADTGTEFDGMDRFEARVKVRERLAAEGRIAAEKRPYLHSVGHSERSGEAIEPRLSMQWWVKVEALAKAAGDAVRNGDTVIHPASQEPRWFDWVDNMHDWTISRQLWWGHRIPIWYGPDGEVVCVGPDETAPEGWVQDPDVLDTWFSSGLWPFSTMGWPDSTTELQKFYPTSVLVTGYDILFFWVARMMMFGTFVSDDPVLTAGKDGAKQVPFKDVFLHGLIRDQFGKKMSKSRGNGIDPLDWITSYGADALRFTLARGAQPGGDLSVGEAHALASRSFVTKLFNATKFALMNGAHTGELPARAELTDADCWIVDRLEEVRAEVDSAFDAYEFGKACEALYHFAWDELCDWYLELAKVQFAAAGSRAESTAVVLGNVLDSVLRLLHPVIPFVTESLWQALTGGESVVIAAWPQASGVPTDVAAAQRISDAQRLITEIRRFRSDQGLADKQKVAAKLIGLDAAGLTEQQSSVANLARLTEPGVDFAATASLEIRLSAATVTVELDTSGAVDLDAERRRLEKDLAAAEKELAATTAKLGNEAFLAKAPEPVVDKIKGRRDVAASEVTRISARLAELSGK, encoded by the coding sequence GTGACCAGCGCAGCCTCTGACAACTCGCGTAATCGTGCCGATGCCCTCCCCAAAAGCTGGAACCCCAGCGAGGTGGAGGCCGAAATGTACGAGCGCTGGGTAGCCGCCGGTTATTTCACCGCCGATGTCGCGAACGACAAGCCCGGTTACTCGATCGTGCTGCCGCCGCCGAACGTCACCGGCAGCCTGCACATGGGCCACGCCCTCGACCACACCCTGATGGACACCCTCTCCCGCCGCAAGCGCATGCAGGGCTACGAGGTGCTATGGCTGCCCGGCATGGACCACGCGGGCATCGCCACCCAGACCATCGTGGAAAAACAGCTCGCGGTGGACGGCAAGACCAAAGAAGACTTCGGCCGTGAACTGTTCATCGACAAGGTCTGGGACTGGAAGCGCGAGTCCGGCGGCGCCATCCAGTGGCAGATGCGCGCGCTCGGCGACGGCGTCGACTGGAGTCGCGACCGGTTCACCATGGACGACGGCCTGTCCAGGGCCGTGCAGACCATCTTCAAGCGGCTTTTCGACGCGGGCCTGATCTATCGCGCGGAGCGGCTGGTCAACTGGTCGCCGGAACTGCGCACCGCCATCTCCGATATCGAGGTCAAGCACGAGGAGGTGCCGGGCGAGCTGATCTCGCTGCGCTATGGCTCCCTCGACGACAACGAGCCGCACGTGATCGTGGCGACCACCCGCGTGGAGACAATGCTCGGCGACACCGCCGTCGCGGTGCACCCGGACGACCCCCGGTACCAGTCCTTGATCGGCACCACGCTGTACCACCCGATCACCGGACGTCAGATCCCGATCGTTGCCGACGACTACGTCGACCCCGAATTCGGTTCCGGCGCAGTGAAGATCACCCCCGCGCACGATCCCAACGACTTCGAGATGGGGCTGCGGCACAACCTGCCGATGCCGACCATCATGGATGAGCGCGGCCGGATCGCCGACACCGGCACCGAATTCGACGGCATGGACCGGTTCGAGGCCAGGGTCAAGGTGCGCGAGCGCCTGGCCGCCGAGGGCCGCATCGCTGCCGAGAAGCGGCCCTACCTGCACAGCGTCGGGCACTCCGAGCGCAGTGGCGAGGCGATCGAGCCGCGCCTTTCGATGCAGTGGTGGGTCAAGGTCGAGGCGCTGGCCAAGGCCGCCGGTGACGCAGTTCGCAACGGCGACACCGTCATTCACCCGGCCAGCCAGGAGCCGCGTTGGTTCGACTGGGTCGACAACATGCACGACTGGACCATCTCGCGACAGCTGTGGTGGGGCCACCGCATCCCGATCTGGTACGGCCCCGACGGCGAAGTGGTGTGCGTCGGGCCGGACGAGACCGCGCCGGAAGGCTGGGTGCAGGACCCCGACGTGCTCGACACCTGGTTCTCCTCGGGGCTGTGGCCGTTCTCCACCATGGGCTGGCCCGACTCCACCACAGAACTCCAGAAGTTCTATCCGACCAGCGTGCTCGTCACCGGCTACGACATCCTGTTCTTCTGGGTGGCCAGGATGATGATGTTCGGCACGTTCGTTTCCGACGACCCGGTGCTCACGGCGGGCAAGGACGGCGCGAAGCAGGTGCCGTTCAAGGATGTGTTCCTGCACGGTCTGATTCGCGATCAGTTCGGTAAGAAGATGTCCAAATCGCGCGGCAACGGCATCGACCCGCTGGACTGGATCACGTCCTACGGTGCGGACGCGCTGCGCTTCACCCTGGCGCGCGGCGCACAGCCCGGCGGTGACCTTTCGGTCGGCGAAGCGCACGCACTGGCCTCGCGCAGCTTCGTGACAAAGCTGTTCAACGCCACCAAGTTCGCGCTGATGAACGGCGCGCACACCGGTGAGCTGCCGGCACGCGCCGAGCTCACCGATGCCGATTGCTGGATCGTCGACCGGCTCGAAGAGGTTCGCGCCGAAGTGGATTCAGCGTTCGACGCCTACGAGTTCGGCAAGGCCTGCGAGGCGCTCTACCACTTCGCGTGGGACGAACTGTGCGACTGGTACCTGGAATTGGCGAAGGTGCAGTTCGCCGCGGCGGGCTCGCGCGCCGAGTCGACCGCCGTGGTGCTCGGCAACGTCCTCGACTCGGTGTTGCGACTGCTGCACCCGGTAATCCCATTCGTGACCGAGTCGCTGTGGCAGGCGCTGACCGGCGGCGAGTCGGTCGTTATCGCCGCGTGGCCGCAGGCCAGCGGTGTGCCGACCGATGTGGCTGCGGCGCAGCGTATTTCGGACGCGCAGCGGTTGATCACCGAGATCCGCCGGTTCCGCAGCGATCAGGGCCTCGCCGACAAGCAGAAGGTCGCAGCCAAGCTGATCGGCCTCGACGCGGCGGGCCTCACCGAGCAGCAGTCGTCGGTGGCCAACCTGGCCAGGCTCACCGAGCCGGGCGTGGATTTCGCGGCGACCGCATCCCTGGAGATCCGGCTCAGCGCGGCAACCGTCACTGTGGAACTGGACACCTCCGGTGCGGTCGACCTTGATGCCGAACGCCGTCGTCTGGAGAAGGACCTGGCCGCCGCCGAGAAGGAATTGGCAGCCACCACGGCCAAACTCGGCAACGAGGCCTTCCTCGCCAAGGCGCCGGAACCGGTGGTCGACAAGATCAAGGGCAGGCGCGATGTCGCTGCGTCCGAAGTCACCCGCATCAGCGCCCGGCTTGCGGAATTGAGCGGCAAATGA
- a CDS encoding helix-turn-helix domain-containing protein translates to MKIQPGITQAIADIGPRLKALRTHRNVTLTALSEATGISKSTLSRLESGQRKASLELLLPIALAHQVPLDELVAAPKIADPRVHSNPRKINGTTIIPLTRQPGPLQAFKMVIPAERTEPDPRVHEGFEWLYVLSGRLRLVLAEHDVVLGPGEAAEFDTRQPHWFGSAGRGPVEILSLFGSQGERMHLRARSRGRATT, encoded by the coding sequence ATGAAGATTCAGCCGGGAATCACCCAGGCCATCGCCGACATCGGTCCGCGACTCAAGGCGTTGCGCACGCACCGCAACGTCACGCTGACGGCGCTGTCGGAGGCCACCGGGATCTCCAAGAGCACCCTGTCGCGCCTGGAGTCCGGCCAGCGCAAGGCCAGCCTGGAGCTGCTGCTGCCGATCGCGCTCGCCCATCAGGTGCCGCTGGACGAGCTCGTCGCCGCACCGAAGATCGCCGACCCGCGCGTGCACTCCAATCCGCGGAAGATCAACGGCACCACGATCATTCCGCTCACCCGGCAGCCGGGTCCGCTACAGGCGTTCAAGATGGTCATCCCGGCCGAGCGCACCGAGCCCGATCCCCGGGTCCACGAGGGCTTCGAGTGGCTCTACGTACTGTCGGGCCGATTGCGCCTGGTCCTCGCCGAACACGATGTCGTCCTCGGCCCCGGCGAAGCCGCCGAATTCGACACCAGACAGCCGCACTGGTTCGGCAGTGCCGGGCGCGGGCCGGTGGAGATACTGAGCCTGTTCGGTAGTCAAGGCGAGCGCATGCATCTGCGGGCGCGCTCCCGCGGCCGCGCGACGACCTAG
- a CDS encoding NAD(P)/FAD-dependent oxidoreductase: protein MSETYDVVIIGGGAAGLSAALVLTRARRRVAVVRGGAPRNAPAEHMHGFLSRDGMPPGELIASGSAEVAGYGGELIDDMVNSVEKTGEPGDFTVRLASGRELRARRVLVATGLRDVLPELPGIRERWGADVLHCPYCHGYEVRDQPLGILGGTEPGASARALHVALLLPQWSADVIFFAHTMALSEADRARLAGRGVRVVDGQVARLVVADRLRGVELVDGRAVPRAAMFVAPTFVPNADVLLALGCDVDGNGWVHTDKSGRTSVPGVWAAGNVADPTAQVISAAGAGSAAAIAINADLVEQDTSVLAATH from the coding sequence ATGAGCGAAACATATGACGTAGTGATCATTGGTGGCGGTGCGGCGGGACTGTCCGCTGCCCTGGTGCTCACCAGGGCGCGGCGGCGGGTTGCCGTGGTGCGCGGTGGTGCGCCGCGCAATGCGCCGGCCGAGCACATGCACGGGTTTCTTTCCAGGGACGGCATGCCCCCCGGTGAGTTGATTGCCAGCGGCTCGGCCGAGGTCGCGGGATACGGCGGTGAGCTGATCGACGATATGGTCAACAGCGTCGAAAAGACCGGCGAGCCAGGTGATTTCACGGTGCGACTGGCGAGCGGGCGGGAACTGCGTGCGCGCAGGGTGCTGGTGGCGACGGGTCTGCGCGACGTGCTGCCCGAACTACCCGGCATCAGGGAGCGCTGGGGTGCCGACGTGCTGCACTGCCCGTACTGCCACGGCTACGAGGTGCGTGACCAGCCGCTCGGGATCCTGGGCGGAACGGAGCCCGGTGCGAGTGCCAGAGCCCTGCATGTCGCGTTGCTGTTGCCCCAATGGTCGGCCGACGTGATCTTCTTCGCGCACACCATGGCGCTGTCGGAGGCCGACCGGGCCAGGCTCGCCGGTCGTGGCGTGCGTGTCGTGGACGGGCAGGTCGCGCGGCTGGTCGTGGCGGACCGGCTGCGGGGTGTGGAACTGGTCGACGGGCGCGCGGTGCCGCGAGCGGCGATGTTCGTCGCGCCGACCTTCGTGCCCAATGCCGATGTGCTGCTCGCGCTCGGCTGTGACGTCGACGGCAACGGCTGGGTGCACACCGACAAGTCGGGCCGGACCAGCGTGCCCGGCGTCTGGGCTGCGGGCAATGTGGCCGACCCGACAGCGCAGGTGATCTCTGCCGCGGGCGCGGGATCGGCCGCCGCTATCGCGATAAACGCCGATCTGGTGGAGCAGGACACCAGCGTGTTGGCAGCCACGCATTGA
- a CDS encoding FAD-binding oxidoreductase — MVWDAWGIPAGHKPLSAQIRGLLAQVFGVSGDPAPRRDEGDVPLRESVLTPARRDGLVEVVGADNVSLAHRDRLLHAGGKSTPDLLRRRVAEPQEAPDAVVFPAGHEQVLAVLAYCAEHAIAVVPFGGGTSVVGGVDPVRGRFEAVIALDLRRLDTVSDIDPVSGTATLGAGLTGPRAEALLADRGLSLGHFPQSFEFASIGGFAATRSSGQASAGYGRFDDMVQHLKIATPSGTLELGRAPASAAGPDLRELFVGSEGALGVITEVTLRVHPVPETIAYRAWSFPDFATGAAALRSVVQTGAAPTVLRLSDEVETGINLARSGDVGGTPVSGCLAITTFEGTGAHVASRSAEAGALLAAAGGTDLGATPAGEWEHGRFAAPYMRDALLDVGVLCETLETATTWSNLDNLKAKVTAALTDSLGGQGTPPLVMCHISHTYPTGASLYFTIIAKQLDDPISQWGLAKNAVGDAIVAAGGTITHHHAVGTDHRPWMSAEVGDLGVRVLRAVKQELDPAGILNPGKLVP, encoded by the coding sequence ATGGTGTGGGACGCCTGGGGTATTCCAGCCGGACACAAGCCGCTTTCGGCACAGATCCGGGGCCTGCTGGCGCAGGTTTTCGGAGTGTCCGGCGACCCGGCGCCGCGCCGCGATGAGGGCGATGTACCGCTGCGCGAGTCGGTGCTGACCCCGGCCCGACGAGACGGGTTGGTCGAGGTGGTCGGCGCGGACAACGTGTCGCTCGCCCACCGCGATCGGTTGCTGCACGCAGGCGGAAAAAGCACCCCGGACCTGCTGCGCCGCCGCGTCGCCGAGCCACAGGAAGCACCGGATGCGGTCGTGTTCCCCGCCGGCCACGAGCAGGTGCTCGCGGTCCTGGCCTATTGCGCCGAACACGCCATCGCGGTGGTTCCCTTCGGTGGCGGCACCAGCGTGGTCGGCGGTGTCGACCCGGTGCGCGGCCGCTTCGAGGCGGTCATCGCGCTGGACCTGCGTCGCCTCGACACCGTCTCGGACATCGATCCGGTGAGCGGAACCGCCACGCTGGGCGCCGGTCTCACCGGCCCGCGCGCCGAGGCATTGCTCGCCGACCGAGGACTTTCGCTCGGCCACTTCCCGCAGAGCTTCGAATTCGCGAGCATCGGTGGCTTCGCGGCCACCCGGTCCTCCGGACAGGCGTCCGCGGGCTACGGTCGCTTCGACGATATGGTCCAGCACCTGAAGATCGCCACGCCGAGCGGCACGCTGGAGCTCGGCCGTGCCCCCGCTTCGGCCGCAGGTCCGGACCTGCGCGAACTGTTCGTCGGTTCGGAAGGCGCCCTCGGTGTGATCACCGAGGTCACCCTGCGGGTGCATCCGGTGCCGGAAACCATTGCCTACCGGGCCTGGTCGTTCCCCGACTTCGCCACGGGCGCAGCCGCACTGCGCTCGGTGGTGCAGACGGGCGCGGCGCCGACGGTGCTGCGCTTGTCCGACGAGGTCGAGACCGGCATCAACCTGGCCCGCTCCGGTGATGTCGGCGGCACCCCGGTGTCGGGATGCCTGGCCATCACCACGTTCGAAGGCACCGGAGCCCACGTCGCATCGCGCAGCGCCGAGGCGGGTGCGCTCTTGGCGGCGGCGGGCGGCACGGACTTGGGTGCGACTCCTGCCGGGGAGTGGGAGCACGGCCGCTTCGCCGCGCCCTACATGCGCGACGCGCTGCTCGACGTCGGAGTGCTGTGCGAGACGCTGGAGACCGCCACCACCTGGTCGAATCTCGACAACCTCAAGGCGAAGGTCACTGCGGCACTGACGGATTCACTGGGCGGACAGGGTACGCCGCCACTGGTGATGTGCCACATCTCGCACACCTACCCGACGGGCGCCTCGCTGTACTTCACGATCATCGCCAAGCAATTGGACGATCCGATCTCGCAGTGGGGCCTCGCGAAGAACGCGGTCGGCGACGCCATCGTGGCCGCAGGCGGCACCATCACCCACCATCATGCGGTCGGCACCGACCACCGCCCCTGGATGTCCGCCGAGGTCGGCGACCTGGGTGTCCGGGTATTGCGCGCGGTGAAACAGGAATTGGACCCCGCAGGAATCCTCAATCCTGGAAAGCTGGTCCCGTGA
- a CDS encoding DUF4233 domain-containing protein has product MSESTDGDQAAAPSAPDPWKGLRGVMAGTLILEAITVLLALPVVGSVGGGVGWFSGSYLVILALVMILGAGLQRRPWAIPFNLALQVLLILGVFVHVSIGVMGILFAVVWGFILVLRHDVKRRMEQGLLPSQRTRRSA; this is encoded by the coding sequence ATGAGTGAGTCGACCGACGGCGACCAGGCCGCTGCGCCCTCTGCCCCCGACCCATGGAAGGGGCTGCGCGGTGTCATGGCGGGCACGCTGATTCTCGAGGCGATCACGGTTCTGCTCGCGTTGCCCGTCGTCGGGTCGGTCGGCGGCGGGGTGGGCTGGTTCTCCGGCAGCTACCTCGTGATCTTGGCGTTGGTCATGATTCTCGGCGCGGGACTCCAGCGCCGCCCGTGGGCGATACCGTTCAACCTCGCCCTCCAGGTGCTGTTGATACTCGGAGTATTCGTGCACGTCTCCATCGGGGTGATGGGGATTCTGTTCGCCGTGGTGTGGGGCTTCATCCTGGTCTTGCGTCACGATGTCAAGCGCCGCATGGAGCAGGGATTACTGCCGAGTCAGCGCACTCGGCGCTCCGCCTAG
- a CDS encoding diacylglycerol kinase yields the protein MTQDSTRTIGAVTVVTNPMSGVGRGHDVAAATLARFAERGVAVTEVRAPSAAESVRLVRDSISRVDQVPDAVVCIGGDGLVNVVLEALAQTGVPLGLVPAGTGNDLARELGVPTDDPVAAADLVLDGHTRTIDLGRIETPGSEPMWFATVAGTGFDARVTLRANGMRWPKGPLRYTFAALAEISGRFTVPYRIELTGVAPGALDNPAMDTVVETAAVMVAVGNTRTYGGGMLICPDAIMDDGLLDLTVVGAVSRLDMLRLLPALSAGKRIDHPATKQYRTAQVTLTAAGAPATADGEPAGTLPVTISAVPGALTVLVRR from the coding sequence GTGACGCAGGACTCGACACGCACCATCGGTGCGGTCACCGTGGTGACCAACCCCATGTCCGGGGTCGGCCGTGGGCACGACGTCGCGGCCGCCACACTGGCCCGATTCGCCGAGCGTGGTGTCGCGGTCACCGAGGTGCGCGCACCATCTGCCGCCGAATCTGTTCGCCTGGTGCGGGATTCGATTTCCCGCGTGGATCAGGTACCGGACGCGGTGGTGTGCATCGGCGGGGACGGGCTTGTCAACGTCGTCCTCGAGGCACTGGCGCAGACCGGAGTGCCGCTCGGGCTCGTCCCCGCGGGCACCGGCAACGACCTCGCCAGGGAACTCGGTGTCCCCACCGATGATCCGGTGGCCGCCGCGGATCTCGTACTCGACGGCCACACTCGCACCATCGATCTCGGCCGGATCGAAACGCCCGGGTCGGAGCCGATGTGGTTCGCCACCGTGGCCGGCACGGGGTTCGATGCCCGAGTCACCCTGCGCGCCAACGGCATGCGCTGGCCGAAGGGGCCACTGCGGTACACGTTCGCGGCGCTGGCCGAGATCTCCGGTCGCTTCACCGTGCCCTATCGGATCGAGCTGACCGGGGTCGCGCCGGGCGCATTGGACAATCCGGCGATGGACACGGTCGTGGAGACGGCGGCGGTCATGGTCGCGGTGGGCAACACCCGCACCTACGGCGGCGGCATGTTGATCTGCCCGGACGCGATCATGGACGATGGCCTGCTCGACCTGACCGTGGTCGGCGCGGTATCGCGACTGGACATGCTCCGGCTGCTTCCCGCCCTGTCGGCGGGCAAGCGGATCGACCATCCGGCGACCAAGCAGTATCGAACCGCGCAGGTGACGTTGACCGCCGCAGGCGCCCCGGCCACCGCCGACGGTGAACCAGCGGGCACGCTGCCGGTCACGATCAGTGCCGTACCCGGCGCGCTCACCGTGCTGGTTCGTCGTTAG
- a CDS encoding AAA family ATPase, whose product MNPPLDGPPFAAAQSRPSLAEFPVIAPDSVHDLRGLIVDELRYPATAALIVAGVPGAGKSTALRMFFGATADADQATKGPQGSVVLDSNQTRNWWRRRVGWLPYLLWRPVVHIAHFVRIRNALRDNAGPVVIHDCATFGWTRRLLTRWATGYHREVHVILLDVPATAARAGQFARGRRINGPAFTLHCHRWRRLIRELGAGRVPQPAPASTVIIDRTNVDRIRRVGFAAWRSDD is encoded by the coding sequence GTGAACCCTCCGCTCGACGGGCCGCCCTTCGCCGCTGCGCAATCGCGGCCGTCACTCGCCGAATTCCCTGTCATCGCACCGGATTCCGTCCACGATCTGCGCGGACTGATCGTCGATGAGTTGCGGTATCCGGCGACGGCCGCGCTGATCGTCGCGGGGGTGCCCGGCGCGGGCAAGAGCACCGCGCTGCGAATGTTCTTCGGTGCGACAGCGGATGCCGATCAGGCGACGAAGGGACCGCAGGGTTCGGTCGTGCTCGATTCGAACCAGACCCGCAACTGGTGGCGACGCCGGGTCGGCTGGCTGCCCTATCTCCTGTGGCGACCGGTGGTGCACATCGCGCATTTCGTCCGGATCCGAAATGCGCTGCGCGACAATGCAGGACCGGTGGTGATTCACGATTGCGCGACCTTCGGATGGACGCGCCGACTACTCACACGGTGGGCCACCGGGTACCACCGGGAAGTGCACGTGATCCTGCTCGATGTGCCTGCCACCGCGGCCCGCGCAGGCCAGTTCGCACGCGGGCGCCGGATCAACGGGCCCGCGTTCACCCTGCACTGCCATCGATGGCGACGACTGATCCGCGAACTCGGTGCGGGCCGCGTGCCACAGCCCGCACCGGCCTCGACGGTGATCATCGATCGAACCAATGTCGACCGGATCAGACGAGTCGGCTTCGCCGCCTGGAGATCCGACGACTAA
- the ndk gene encoding nucleoside-diphosphate kinase codes for MTEQTLVLIKPDGVARGLVGEVLARIERKGLKIAALELKQVSEEVARGHYAEHAEKPFFGSLIEFITSGPVVAAILEGPRAIAAFRQIAGGTDPVEKAVPGSIRGDLALETQENLVHGSDSPESAKREIALWFPEFPA; via the coding sequence GTGACTGAGCAGACGTTGGTACTCATCAAGCCGGACGGCGTGGCCCGTGGCCTGGTCGGCGAGGTGCTGGCCCGGATCGAGCGCAAGGGGCTGAAGATCGCCGCCCTGGAGCTGAAGCAGGTTTCCGAAGAGGTGGCCCGCGGCCACTACGCCGAGCACGCCGAGAAGCCGTTCTTCGGCTCCTTGATCGAGTTCATCACCTCCGGCCCGGTCGTCGCGGCCATCCTGGAGGGCCCACGCGCCATCGCGGCATTCCGGCAGATCGCCGGCGGCACCGATCCGGTCGAGAAGGCCGTGCCCGGCAGCATTCGCGGTGACCTTGCCCTGGAGACCCAGGAGAACCTGGTCCACGGCTCCGATTCGCCGGAATCGGCCAAGCGCGAGATTGCCCTCTGGTTCCCCGAGTTCCCGGCCTGA